The Xanthomonas indica sequence TTCCTGCAGCACCCGCCGCGTGGGGTGACCTGGCTGATGCGCCTGCGCAACCTGCTGGTCGCGCCGTTGCGGCTGCGCACCTCGCCGCTGGGCTGCCCGGTGTCCTCGCTGCTGTCGCCGCAGCGCGATCAGGTGTTCGCCGGCCGCTTTCCGGTGCTGGCGCAGGCCTCCACCGCGCAGGCGCAGCGCGTGCAGGTGCTGCTCGGCGCCGACGATCGCCACCTGCTGTTCCGCAGTTGCGTCGGCGTGGCGCTGCGCGACGATGGCAGTGCCGAGCTGAGCCTGGAGACGCGGGTGACGTGCCGCAACCGCTTCGGGCACCTGTACATGGCACTGATCGCTGCCGCGCACCGCCGCTACATCGCCCCGACGCTGCTGCGCACGGCCGCCGAGGCACTGCTGCTGCCGGTGGCCGAGCACGCCGGGCCGGACGCGGTCGTGCCGCTGCGCTGAGCACGTCATCACCCCGCCTTAGCCGCTGCCTGCCTAGCCTGCGCCTTCCCCCTAAGAGGAAGGCACATGCCCCAGGTCCGCATCCGCATCACCGGCAGCGAGGACGACGCCCGCGCCATCATCAACCTGCTGTCGAGCCTGGACGGCATCGAACACGTCGAGGAGATCGACGACCTGATGCCGCACATGGACGACGACGATTCCAGCTCCGCCGGCCTGCCCGACGACCAGGGACCCGGCACCCACGAAGTGGAGGTGGAGGCCGGCAATGCCGCCACCGCGCAGAAGGTGCGCGAGGCGGTGGAAGCGCTGGCGTTCGAGCTGGACGTGGTCGTGGAGTTCGAACAGGACGAAGGCTGAGGCCTGCGTGCGGGACGTTGCGCCGTCTGACGCAGCGCCCTGGCATGCCCATGGCCAGCATCCTTGCTTTCCAGCGGCGCCAGCCGTGCCCCGGGTAACCGACTTCAAGGCGTCTGGACTGAAGTCCCTCCACAGTGCACCCAGTCAATGTATCGCGAGCCCCAGCAGGAGTCGTTTTGCTGTCGCTCAAGCGTGGGTGTCAGACGAGAAGAACGGTAGGAGCGGCTTCAGCCGCGACCGGCAACCCATCATCGTCCGCTGCCGCTGGGCGACGTGCCACCATTCGTCGGCAACACATGGCAGCACTGCTGCTCGCGCATCCCCTCCAACCGTTCCCGCCCGATCCCGTCGGACGGGAACAGCTTCCTCCGCTAGGCGGAACGACGCCGACGTCGGCGCCAGGCGATCAGCCGCCACAGCGCATAGCCGAGCAGCACGAACGGTGCCAACCCCACTACCGCGCGAATCGCCCAGGCGATCGATCCGGCGAAGATTTCGCCGCTGTCGCGCAGCGCATCGCCGATGTCGCTGCGGCTACGCTCGGCGGTCGGCGCCGAGAACGTCAACGTCACCCGCTGCGTATCCAGGCGCCGGCGCTGCTGCGCGGCCTCCTGGCTGGTGGTGAGCAACTGCGTTTCCACGGCAGCCAGCTTCTCCGACAGCGCGATCATGTCGGCCACGCTGAGATCGCGGCGTTGCTGGAACTCCTGCAGGCGCCGCTGCTCGGCCTGCAGGCGCTGGCGCTGCGCGTCGTTGTCCTGCACCGCCTGCGCCAGATCCTCGGCATGGGTGGTGCGGCTCTCGATCTGGCCATCCTTGCCCGCCTGCGCGATCAACGGCTCGACCCCGGCCGGCGCGATCCGCACGCTCAGTTCGCCGTGCGGCCGCTCGCCACCGCGCTGTTCGACCTGCAATACCGTGCAGGCGCCGAAACTGGATTTCAGGCAGCCTTCCTGCAACTGCTTGAGTCGGGCGGGAATCTGCGCTGCCGGCAGCGCCACGCTGACCTCGTGCTCGTAGGCCAGCGTCGCCATGGCACGATGCTCTTCGCCAGGCGCGGCTGCGGCAAACGACGCGTCTGCCGCCTGCGCCGCGGCCTCGGCGGCCGTGGCAGCACTCCCGGCGGCATCGGCGGCGTAGAGGTCGGCGGCCGGCAATCGCGCGCTCTCGCCATCGCGGCTGCAGGCAGCGATCGACATCATCAGTGCCAGGGAGGCGCCCCAGCGACGCCAGTCACGACGCGCAGGCGGCAGACCGGGGCGAGCGCCTGCGGGCGCGGCGCGCCCTGCTGCTGTGGCGGCTGGCAGCGCGGCATCGACCGCGCCAGCCGCCGCGGCGGTCTCCGGATCGAACGAGCGATCGCACACGACACGACCGTCATGGCAACGTCCCTTGTCCTGCATTCCTGTGCTCCTGAACGGCGAAAGCGTCCAGGGTAATCCAATGGCAGGGGCGCCGGCAGCCGCACCGGCGCTACCCTGGCGGATCGACCCATTCCAGGAACCCCGATGCGCAAGCACCTGCTCGCCGCCGCCCTGCTCGCCGCCCTCGCCGGCTGCCAGAAACCCGCCGACGCGCCCGCCGCCGGCAACGCCGCCGCCGGCCAGGCCGCAGCCACGGCCGACGCGGCCGCCGACGCCAGCTTCGCCGCACTGTCCAAGCGCGCCGTCGACACCTGGATGCAGCTGTCCCCGGTCGGCGCCACCCAGACCGGCGACCACCGCTACGACAGCGAACTGGACGACCTCAGCGCCGCGGGCCGGCAGAAGAGCCTGGACGCGAGCAAGCAGTTGCTGGCCGAACTGGACAAGCTCGACGTCGCCAAGCTCTCGCGCGAGAACCAGGTGGACGCGGCGATCCTGCGCAACCAGTTGCAGTCCGACATCTGGAACAGCGAGGTGGCGCAGGGCTGGGCGACCGATCCGCAGGTCTACAACGGCCTGGCCGGCGGCGCGATCTACGGGCTGATGGCGCGCGAGTTCGCGCCGCTGCCGGAGCGGCTGAAGTCGGCCACCGCGCGCATGGAGAAGATCCCGGCGCTGTTCGCGCAGGCGCGCGCCAACCTGGACCCGGCGCGCGTGTCGGAGATCAGCGCCAAGACCGTGGCCAAGCAGAACCGCGGCATCCTCAGCATCGTCGACAGCTTCATCGTCCCGCACATCCAGGAACTGCCCCAGGCCGACGCGCAGCGCCTGCAGGCCGCGATCGAGGGCCTGAAGCAGGCCGTGGCCGAGCAGCAGACCTGGCTGGACCAGACCCTGGTGCCCAACGCCAAGGGCGACTTCCGCCTGGGCGCGGAGAAGTACGATCAGAAGCTGAAGTTCGCGCTCAACTCCTCGCTGTCGCGCGCCGACATCAAGCAGCGCGCCGACGCCGAACTCAAGCGCGTGCGCCAGGACATGTACGGCATCGCCCGCACCGTGCTCAAGGACAAGCCCGGCGCGCCGGCCCTGGTCGATGCGCCCAGCGACGAACAGCAGCAGAAGGCGATCGAGGCGGCGCTGGAGCTGGCCTACGCGCAGCATCCCGCACGCGACAAGGTGGTCGAGGCCGCCAAGGCTTCGCTGGCCGACGCCACCGACTTCGTGCGCAAGAAGGACCTGGTGACCCTGCCCGACGCGCCGGTGGACATCATCCTGATGCCCGAATTCCAGCGCGGCGTGGCGGTGGCGTACTGCGATTCGCCCGGTCCGCTGGACAAGAACCTGAAGACCTTCTACGCAGTGTCGCCGATTCCCGACGACTGGACCGCGCAGCAAGCCGACTCGTTCCTGCGCGAATACAACAGCCGCATGATCCACCTGCTGAGCATCCACGAGGGCGTGCCCGGGCATTACGTGGAAGGCTGGCACTCGGCCAAGTTCCCGTCCACGCTGCGCGGCGTGCTGCGTTCGGGCGTGTTCGCCGAGGGCTGGGCGGTGTATACCGAGCGGATGATGCAGGAGCAGGGCTACCTGGACAACGATCCGCTGTTCCACCTGGTGCAGCTGAAGTTCTACCTGCGCAGCATCGCCAATGCGCTGCTCGACCAGGGCGTGCACGTGGACGGCTGGAGCAAGGAACAGGCGCTGCACCTGATGGTCCACGACACGTTCCAGCAGCAGAGCGAGGCCGAGGGCAAGTGGGTGCGCGCGCAGCTGACCTCGGCGCAGTTGCCGACCTACTTCGTCGGCGTGCAGGAGCACCTGGACCTGCGCAAGGCGATGCAGGACAAGCTCGGCGCCAAGTTCAACCTCAAGGCCTACCACGACCAGGTGCTGTCCTACGGCGCGCCGCCGGTGCGGTTCGTGCGCGAGCTGATGCTGGACGAGCCGATCAAGTAATCGGGATTGGGGAGTCGGGATTGGGGATGGGCAACGTCCCGTCCCGGTCGCTGAGGCAGTTGGAGAAGAGCCCCCTCGGATGAGGGGGTTGCCGAAGCAGGCGAAAAACGGCGAAGCCGGGAGTG is a genomic window containing:
- a CDS encoding DUF4349 domain-containing protein, producing MSIAACSRDGESARLPAADLYAADAAGSAATAAEAAAQAADASFAAAAPGEEHRAMATLAYEHEVSVALPAAQIPARLKQLQEGCLKSSFGACTVLQVEQRGGERPHGELSVRIAPAGVEPLIAQAGKDGQIESRTTHAEDLAQAVQDNDAQRQRLQAEQRRLQEFQQRRDLSVADMIALSEKLAAVETQLLTTSQEAAQQRRRLDTQRVTLTFSAPTAERSRSDIGDALRDSGEIFAGSIAWAIRAVVGLAPFVLLGYALWRLIAWRRRRRRSA
- a CDS encoding DUF885 domain-containing protein — encoded protein: MRKHLLAAALLAALAGCQKPADAPAAGNAAAGQAAATADAAADASFAALSKRAVDTWMQLSPVGATQTGDHRYDSELDDLSAAGRQKSLDASKQLLAELDKLDVAKLSRENQVDAAILRNQLQSDIWNSEVAQGWATDPQVYNGLAGGAIYGLMAREFAPLPERLKSATARMEKIPALFAQARANLDPARVSEISAKTVAKQNRGILSIVDSFIVPHIQELPQADAQRLQAAIEGLKQAVAEQQTWLDQTLVPNAKGDFRLGAEKYDQKLKFALNSSLSRADIKQRADAELKRVRQDMYGIARTVLKDKPGAPALVDAPSDEQQQKAIEAALELAYAQHPARDKVVEAAKASLADATDFVRKKDLVTLPDAPVDIILMPEFQRGVAVAYCDSPGPLDKNLKTFYAVSPIPDDWTAQQADSFLREYNSRMIHLLSIHEGVPGHYVEGWHSAKFPSTLRGVLRSGVFAEGWAVYTERMMQEQGYLDNDPLFHLVQLKFYLRSIANALLDQGVHVDGWSKEQALHLMVHDTFQQQSEAEGKWVRAQLTSAQLPTYFVGVQEHLDLRKAMQDKLGAKFNLKAYHDQVLSYGAPPVRFVRELMLDEPIK